GACGGGCCGGCGAAGATGAAGGAGCCACCGGGGCGCTTCGGGTCCTTCAGACCCGCACGAGTACGCCGGATCGCCTGGGAGACGGACTTGATCGCCTGCTCCTGGCCGACCACGCGGCGGTGCAGTTCCTCCTCCATGTTCAGCAGCCGGGCAGTCTCCTCCTCGGTCAGCTTGAACACCGGAATACCGGTCCAGGTCGCCAGCACCTCGGCGATCTGCTCGTCGTCGACCTCGGCGACGACGTCCATGTCGCCGGCCTTCCACTCCTTCTCGCGAGTGGCCTTGGCCGCGAGCAGCTGCTTCTCCCGATCACGCAGAGAGGCGGCCTTCTCGAAGTCCTGCGCGTCGATCGCGGACTCCTTCTCGCGCCGCACGCCGGCGATCCGCTCGTCGAACTCGCGCAGGTCCGGCGGCGCGGTCATCCGGCGAATACGCATCCGGGAACCGGCCTCGTCGATCAGGTCGATCGCCTTGTCCGGCAGGAAGCGGTCGGAGATGTAGCGGTCGGCCAGACCGGCCGCGGCGACCAGCGCGGCGTCGGTGATCGACACCCGGTGGTGCGCCTCGTACCGGTCGCGCAGGCCCTTGAGGATCTCGATGGTGTGCGCCACGGTCGGCTCGCCCACCTGGATGGGCTGGAAGCGCCGCTCCAGGGCGGCGTCCTTCTCCAGGTGCTTGCGGTACTCGTCGAGCGTGGTCGCGCCGATCGTCTGCAGCTCGCCGCGGGCGAGCATCGGCTTGAGGATGCTCGCGGCGTCGATCGCGCCCTCGGCCGCGCCCGCACCGACCAGCGTGTGCAGCTCGTCGATGAACAGGATGATGTCGCCGCGGGTGCGGATCTCCTTGAGGACCTTCTTCAGGCGCTCCTCGAAGTCACCGCGGTAGCGGGAGCCGGCCACCAGGGCGCCCAGGTCCAGCGTGTAGAGCTGCTTGTCCTTGAGCGTCTCGGGGACCTCGCCCTTGACGATCGCCTGGGCCAGGCCCTCGACGACCGCGGTCTTGCCGACGCCGGGCTCCCCGATCAGCACCGGGTTGTTCTTGGTGCGGCGGGACAGCACCTGCATGACCCGCTCGATCTCCTTCTCCCGGCCGATCACGGGGTCGAGCTTCGACTCCCGCGCCGCGGCCGTGAGGTTGCGACCGAACTGGTCGAGCACCAGGCTCGTCGACGGCGTGCCCTCGCTCGCCGTGCCGGCCGGCTCCTTGCCCTGGTAGCCGGACAGCAGCTGGATGACCTGCTGCCGGACCCGGTTGAGGTCCGCACCCAGCTTGACCAGCACCTGCGCGGCGACACCCTCGCCCTCGCGGATCAGGCCCAGCAGGATGTGCTCGGTACCGATGTAGTTGTGGCCGAGCTGCAACGCCTCCCGCAGGGAGAGCTCGAGCACCTTCTTCGCCCGCGGCGTGAACGGGATGTGCCCGGAGGGAGCCTGCTGCCCCTGGCCGATGATCTCCTCGACCTGGGAGCGCACGCCCTCCAGCGAGATACCCAGCGACTCCAGCGCCTTGGCGGCGACACCCTCGCCCTCGTGGATCAGGCCGAGGAGGATGTGCTCGGTACCGATGTAGTTGTGGTTGAGCATGCGGGCCTCTTCTTGCGCCAGCACGACAACTCTGCGAGCCCGGTCAGTGAACCGTTCGAACATGTGTCATCTCCTCACGTGCCCTCCCCCGGAGGGTTCCCTCTCCGATGAGGGAGGACACCGTCCGGGGACTGGTTCCCGGGCCTCGGCGCCCCGTTCCACTTCCCCACTCTAGCCGCGAGCAGTTCCGCCGTCCTTCCCAGAGGGGCAGGGGCGGAACCACGCTGACGACTCGTACGCCTTCCCGACGTGACGTCCCCGCCCGTCACCTGTCCAACTGTGCGCCCGACCGCGGCGTTCCACCGGCTGGTACGCCGACGGCGAACACCCCTCATGCATACGGCGCCGGGCCGCGCCCGGTTCGGCGCAGGCCCCCCGGACGCGGCGAGGGCGCCGGCGAACTCGTCGCCGGCGCCCTCGCGCCCGTACACACCGCCCCCGCTCCGCCCGGGTCGCGCGCTGCTCGCGCGCGGCCGGCCGGCCGGTCAGGCGGACTGGTTGTACTGCTCGATGATCGTGGCCGGGATCCGGCCGCGGTCGCTGACCTTCAGGCCCTTGCCCTTGGCCCAGGACCGGATGGCCGCGGCCTGGTCGCGGTCCATCGCCGTGCTGCCGCCGCTGCTGCGCCGGCTCGAGGAACGCCCGGTCGACGCACCGGAGGAACGGCCCGCCTTCCGCGCGGAGCCGACATACTTGGCGAACGCATCACGCAACTCGTTCGCGTTCTTCGCCGAGAGGTCGATCTCGTAGTTGCTGCCGTCCAGCGCGAAGCTGACCGTTTCCGAAGCCTCGCCACCGTCGAGGTCGTCGACGAGCAGCACCTGCACTTTCTGTGCCATGCGTGTCCTCTTTTCCGGGGGTCGGTGTCGTCAGCATATGGACAACTCCCCGGAATTCCAAGCGCACTTACTCGGGTCGTGTCAAGGGGAACAGGATCGTCTCACGAATGCCTCGCGCGCCGGTCAGCAACTGCAGAAGACGATCGATACCGAATCCGATCCCACCGGTCGGCGGCATCCCGTACTCGAGTGCTCTCAGGAAGTCCTCATCCAAGAGCATCGCGTCCGGGTCGCCGGCCGCGGCCTGCTCGGCCTGTTCCACCAGGCGGGCCCGCTGCACGACCGGGTCGGTCAACTCCGAATAGCCGGTGCCGCGCTCGACACCGCCCGCGTAGAGATCCCACTTCTCCACCAAGCCCGGGTCCGTACGGTGCGCACGGACCAGCGGGGAGGTGTCCAGCGGGAAATCGCGGACGAACGTCGGCGCCACCAGCGTGTGCTGAACCAGCGCCTCGAACAGCTCTTCGACCAGCTTTCCGGCGAGCCAGGCCGGATTCACCTCGAGATCATGCCGAGCGGCGATCTCTCGAAGCCGCGGCAAAGGTGCGGTGGGTGTCACCTCTTCACCCACCGCGTTTGATACCGCGTCGTAGAGGCGGATCGACGCCCATTCCCCACCGAGATCGTATTCGGTCCCGTCAAAATGTGTCACAACCGTTCCTCCGGAGAGCGCAACGGCCGACGCCTGGATGAACTCACGCGAGAGCGTGGCCATCGAGTCGTAGTCGCCGTACGCCTCGTAGGCCTCGAGCATGGCGAACTCGGGGCTGTGCGTGGCGTCCACGCCCTCGTTGCGGAAGTTCCGATTGATCTCGAAGACCTTCTCGATCCCGCCGACGACCGCCCGCTTGAGGAACAACTCCGGCGCGATCCGCAGGTACAGATCGATATCGAGCGCATTGCTGTGGGTCACGAACGGCCGGGCGGCGGCGCCGCCGTGCTGCAACTGGAGCATCGGCGTCTCGACCTCGACGAAGCCGCGCCGGTGGAACTCCTCGCGAATGGTCCGCACGACCGTGTAGCGGGCCTCGACCATGCGCTTGGCCTCGGGCCGGACGATGAGGTCGACGTACCGCTGCCGGACCCGGGTCTCCTCGCTCATCGGCTTGTGTGCGACCGGGAGCGGGCGCAGCGCCTTCGCGGTCAGCTGCCAGGCCTCGGCCAGCACCGACAGCTCGCCGCGCCGGGAGGTGATCACCTCGCCCTCGACGAACACCTGGTCGCCGAGGTCGACGTCGGCCTTCCAGGCCGCCAGCGAGTCCTCCCCGACCTTGGCCAGGGAGAGCATCGCCTGCAGCTCGGTACCGGACGCGCCGCCCTCGCGCAGCGTCGCGAAGCAGAGCTTGCCGGTGTTGCGCATGAAGAGGACCCGGCCGGTCACGCCCACGCGGTCGCCGGTGCTGGTGTCCGGCGGGAGGTCCTGGTGCGTGGCGACCACCTCGGCCAGGCTCGCGGTCCGAGCCACGCCGACCGGATACGGATCGGCGCCGGCGGCCTTCAACCGGTCGAGCTTCTCCCGCCGGACGAGTTCCTGCTCGGAATACTCCTGGTCGTCGTCGGTCACGGGAGGGATCGTCCCCTCGGCGGCTGCCTGCGTCACGGCGAACGAGCCTATCGGCCGTTCAGCACCGGCCGGTCAGTAGCCTCGGTGGACGTGGACCAGTACGAGGACCGGCGCACCTCCTGGACCGCGGCCGAGGTCGCGGTCACCTACGACCGGGGCCGCCCGGGCTACCCGGCGCAGGCCGTCGCGTTCGCGCTGGAACCGCTGCGCGGGCGGCCGGACCT
This Mycobacteriales bacterium DNA region includes the following protein-coding sequences:
- a CDS encoding ATP-dependent Clp protease ATP-binding subunit, translated to MFERFTDRARRVVVLAQEEARMLNHNYIGTEHILLGLIHEGEGVAAKALESLGISLEGVRSQVEEIIGQGQQAPSGHIPFTPRAKKVLELSLREALQLGHNYIGTEHILLGLIREGEGVAAQVLVKLGADLNRVRQQVIQLLSGYQGKEPAGTASEGTPSTSLVLDQFGRNLTAAARESKLDPVIGREKEIERVMQVLSRRTKNNPVLIGEPGVGKTAVVEGLAQAIVKGEVPETLKDKQLYTLDLGALVAGSRYRGDFEERLKKVLKEIRTRGDIILFIDELHTLVGAGAAEGAIDAASILKPMLARGELQTIGATTLDEYRKHLEKDAALERRFQPIQVGEPTVAHTIEILKGLRDRYEAHHRVSITDAALVAAAGLADRYISDRFLPDKAIDLIDEAGSRMRIRRMTAPPDLREFDERIAGVRREKESAIDAQDFEKAASLRDREKQLLAAKATREKEWKAGDMDVVAEVDDEQIAEVLATWTGIPVFKLTEEETARLLNMEEELHRRVVGQEQAIKSVSQAIRRTRAGLKDPKRPGGSFIFAGPSGVGKTELSKALAEFLFGDDDSLIQLDMSEFHDRYTVSRLVGAPPGYVGYDEGGQLTEKVRRKPFSVVLFDEVEKAHPDVFNTLLQVLEDGRLTDG
- a CDS encoding Lsr2 family protein; its protein translation is MAQKVQVLLVDDLDGGEASETVSFALDGSNYEIDLSAKNANELRDAFAKYVGSARKAGRSSGASTGRSSSRRSSGGSTAMDRDQAAAIRSWAKGKGLKVSDRGRIPATIIEQYNQSA
- the lysS gene encoding lysine--tRNA ligase, producing the protein MTDDDQEYSEQELVRREKLDRLKAAGADPYPVGVARTASLAEVVATHQDLPPDTSTGDRVGVTGRVLFMRNTGKLCFATLREGGASGTELQAMLSLAKVGEDSLAAWKADVDLGDQVFVEGEVITSRRGELSVLAEAWQLTAKALRPLPVAHKPMSEETRVRQRYVDLIVRPEAKRMVEARYTVVRTIREEFHRRGFVEVETPMLQLQHGGAAARPFVTHSNALDIDLYLRIAPELFLKRAVVGGIEKVFEINRNFRNEGVDATHSPEFAMLEAYEAYGDYDSMATLSREFIQASAVALSGGTVVTHFDGTEYDLGGEWASIRLYDAVSNAVGEEVTPTAPLPRLREIAARHDLEVNPAWLAGKLVEELFEALVQHTLVAPTFVRDFPLDTSPLVRAHRTDPGLVEKWDLYAGGVERGTGYSELTDPVVQRARLVEQAEQAAAGDPDAMLLDEDFLRALEYGMPPTGGIGFGIDRLLQLLTGARGIRETILFPLTRPE